In a genomic window of Pelecanus crispus isolate bPelCri1 chromosome 1, bPelCri1.pri, whole genome shotgun sequence:
- the SESN3 gene encoding sestrin-3 isoform X1, producing the protein MSIHTQYLESFLRSQFYMLRMDGPLPLPYRHYIAIMAAARHQCSYLINMHVDEFLKTGGIAEWLNGLEYIPQRLKNLNEINKLLAHRPWLITKEHIQKLVKTGENNWSLPELVHAVVLLAHYHALASFVFGSGINPERDPDTSNGVRLIAVNNFCVCDLANDNNIENASLTSSNFGVSIADSLSELEALMERMKRLQEDKEDEEASQEEMATRFEKEKKESLLVITFDDEIVSTDVSRYIEDPGFGYKDFARRGEDHLPTFRAQDYTWENHGFSLVNRLYSDIGHLLDEKFRMVYNLTYNTMATHEDVDTTTLRRALFNYVHCMYGIRYDDYDYGEVNQLLERSLKVYIKTVTCYPERTTKRMYDSYWRQFKHSEKVHVNLLLMEARMQAELLYALRAITRHLT; encoded by the exons ATGAGTATCCATACTCAGTACCTGGAGTCTTTCCTCCGCAGCCAGTTCTATATGCTGCGCATGGATGGGCCCCTCCCTTTGCCCTATAGGCACTACATTGCTATAATG GCTGCGGCCAGACATCAGTGTTCCTACCTAATAAATATGCACGTTGATGAGTTTTTGAAGACTGGCGGGATTGCAGAGTGGTTGAACGGTTTAGAATACATTCCccaaagactgaaaaatctgAACGAAATAAATAAACTCCTGGCACACCGGCCCTGGCTAATCACAAAAGAGCACATTCAG aaacttGTCAAGACTGGGGAAAATAATTGGTCTCTTCCTGAACTGGTGCATGCTGTTGTCCTGTTGGCACATTATCATGCCTTGGCAAGTTTTGTGTTTGGTAGTGGCATTAATCCAGAGAGAGATCCGGATACATCTAATGGAGTCAGACTTATAGCAGTCAACAACTTCTGTGTCTGTGATCTTGCCAATGACAACAACATAGAAAATGCATCCCTCACAAGTAGCAACTTTGGGGTTAGT ATTGCAGATTCTTTAAGTGAGCTGGAGGCCTTAATGGAAAGGATGAAGAGGCTACAAGAAGATAAAGAGGACGAAGAAGCCTCTCAGGAAGAAATGGCAACTCGctttgaaaaggagaagaaggagagtCTGCTAGTAATTA CATTTGATGATGAAATAGTTTCTACGGATGTCTCCCGCTATATTGAAGATCCTGGGTTTGGGTACAAAGACTTTGCAAGGCGAGGAGAAGACCATCTGCCAACATTCAGAGCTCAG GACTATACTTGGGAAAATCATGGCTTTTCCCTTGTAAACAGGCTTTATTCTGATATTGGGCATCTCCTCGATGAGAAGTTTCGAATGGTATATAACCTTACGTATAACACTATGGCAACACATGAAGATGTTGATACAACTACGCTAAGAAGAGCTTTATTTAACTATGTCCACTGTATGTATGGAATCAG GTATGATGACTATGATTATGGAGAAGTTAATCAGTTACTTGAACGCAGCCTGAAGGTTTACATAAAGACAGTGACCTGCTACCCAGAGAGAACTACCAAGCGCATGTACGATAGTTACTGGCGTCAGTTCAAGCACTCGGAGAAG GTTCATGTCAATCTACTTCTAATGGAAGCTCGTATGCAAGCCGAACTTCTGTATGCCCTTCGTGCCATAACTCGTCACTTAACCTGA
- the SESN3 gene encoding sestrin-3 isoform X3, with amino-acid sequence MSIHTQYLESFLRSQFYMLRMDGPLPLPYRHYIAIMAAARHQCSYLINMHVDEFLKTGGIAEWLNGLEYIPQRLKNLNEINKLLAHRPWLITKEHIQKLVKTGENNWSLPELVHAVVLLAHYHALASFVFGSGINPERDPDTSNGVRLIAVNNFCVCDLANDNNIENASLTSSNFGIADSLSELEALMERMKRLQEDKEDEEASQEEMATRFEKEKKESLLVISGAEHFAFLFTAFDDEIVSTDVSRYIEDPGFGYKDFARRGEDHLPTFRAQDYTWENHGFSLVNRLYSDIGHLLDEKFRMVYNLTYNTMATHEDVDTTTLRRALFNYVHCMYGIRYDDYDYGEVNQLLERSLKVYIKTVTCYPERTTKRMYDSYWRQFKHSEKVHVNLLLMEARMQAELLYALRAITRHLT; translated from the exons ATGAGTATCCATACTCAGTACCTGGAGTCTTTCCTCCGCAGCCAGTTCTATATGCTGCGCATGGATGGGCCCCTCCCTTTGCCCTATAGGCACTACATTGCTATAATG GCTGCGGCCAGACATCAGTGTTCCTACCTAATAAATATGCACGTTGATGAGTTTTTGAAGACTGGCGGGATTGCAGAGTGGTTGAACGGTTTAGAATACATTCCccaaagactgaaaaatctgAACGAAATAAATAAACTCCTGGCACACCGGCCCTGGCTAATCACAAAAGAGCACATTCAG aaacttGTCAAGACTGGGGAAAATAATTGGTCTCTTCCTGAACTGGTGCATGCTGTTGTCCTGTTGGCACATTATCATGCCTTGGCAAGTTTTGTGTTTGGTAGTGGCATTAATCCAGAGAGAGATCCGGATACATCTAATGGAGTCAGACTTATAGCAGTCAACAACTTCTGTGTCTGTGATCTTGCCAATGACAACAACATAGAAAATGCATCCCTCACAAGTAGCAACTTTGGG ATTGCAGATTCTTTAAGTGAGCTGGAGGCCTTAATGGAAAGGATGAAGAGGCTACAAGAAGATAAAGAGGACGAAGAAGCCTCTCAGGAAGAAATGGCAACTCGctttgaaaaggagaagaaggagagtCTGCTAGTAATTAGTGGAG cagaacattttgcttttttattcaCAGCATTTGATGATGAAATAGTTTCTACGGATGTCTCCCGCTATATTGAAGATCCTGGGTTTGGGTACAAAGACTTTGCAAGGCGAGGAGAAGACCATCTGCCAACATTCAGAGCTCAG GACTATACTTGGGAAAATCATGGCTTTTCCCTTGTAAACAGGCTTTATTCTGATATTGGGCATCTCCTCGATGAGAAGTTTCGAATGGTATATAACCTTACGTATAACACTATGGCAACACATGAAGATGTTGATACAACTACGCTAAGAAGAGCTTTATTTAACTATGTCCACTGTATGTATGGAATCAG GTATGATGACTATGATTATGGAGAAGTTAATCAGTTACTTGAACGCAGCCTGAAGGTTTACATAAAGACAGTGACCTGCTACCCAGAGAGAACTACCAAGCGCATGTACGATAGTTACTGGCGTCAGTTCAAGCACTCGGAGAAG GTTCATGTCAATCTACTTCTAATGGAAGCTCGTATGCAAGCCGAACTTCTGTATGCCCTTCGTGCCATAACTCGTCACTTAACCTGA
- the SESN3 gene encoding sestrin-3 isoform X2 → MSIHTQYLESFLRSQFYMLRMDGPLPLPYRHYIAIMKLVKTGENNWSLPELVHAVVLLAHYHALASFVFGSGINPERDPDTSNGVRLIAVNNFCVCDLANDNNIENASLTSSNFGIADSLSELEALMERMKRLQEDKEDEEASQEEMATRFEKEKKESLLVISGAEHFAFLFTAFDDEIVSTDVSRYIEDPGFGYKDFARRGEDHLPTFRAQDYTWENHGFSLVNRLYSDIGHLLDEKFRMVYNLTYNTMATHEDVDTTTLRRALFNYVHCMYGIRYDDYDYGEVNQLLERSLKVYIKTVTCYPERTTKRMYDSYWRQFKHSEKVHVNLLLMEARMQAELLYALRAITRHLT, encoded by the exons ATGAGTATCCATACTCAGTACCTGGAGTCTTTCCTCCGCAGCCAGTTCTATATGCTGCGCATGGATGGGCCCCTCCCTTTGCCCTATAGGCACTACATTGCTATAATG aaacttGTCAAGACTGGGGAAAATAATTGGTCTCTTCCTGAACTGGTGCATGCTGTTGTCCTGTTGGCACATTATCATGCCTTGGCAAGTTTTGTGTTTGGTAGTGGCATTAATCCAGAGAGAGATCCGGATACATCTAATGGAGTCAGACTTATAGCAGTCAACAACTTCTGTGTCTGTGATCTTGCCAATGACAACAACATAGAAAATGCATCCCTCACAAGTAGCAACTTTGGG ATTGCAGATTCTTTAAGTGAGCTGGAGGCCTTAATGGAAAGGATGAAGAGGCTACAAGAAGATAAAGAGGACGAAGAAGCCTCTCAGGAAGAAATGGCAACTCGctttgaaaaggagaagaaggagagtCTGCTAGTAATTAGTGGAG cagaacattttgcttttttattcaCAGCATTTGATGATGAAATAGTTTCTACGGATGTCTCCCGCTATATTGAAGATCCTGGGTTTGGGTACAAAGACTTTGCAAGGCGAGGAGAAGACCATCTGCCAACATTCAGAGCTCAG GACTATACTTGGGAAAATCATGGCTTTTCCCTTGTAAACAGGCTTTATTCTGATATTGGGCATCTCCTCGATGAGAAGTTTCGAATGGTATATAACCTTACGTATAACACTATGGCAACACATGAAGATGTTGATACAACTACGCTAAGAAGAGCTTTATTTAACTATGTCCACTGTATGTATGGAATCAG GTATGATGACTATGATTATGGAGAAGTTAATCAGTTACTTGAACGCAGCCTGAAGGTTTACATAAAGACAGTGACCTGCTACCCAGAGAGAACTACCAAGCGCATGTACGATAGTTACTGGCGTCAGTTCAAGCACTCGGAGAAG GTTCATGTCAATCTACTTCTAATGGAAGCTCGTATGCAAGCCGAACTTCTGTATGCCCTTCGTGCCATAACTCGTCACTTAACCTGA